The proteins below come from a single Oerskovia jenensis genomic window:
- a CDS encoding LacI family DNA-binding transcriptional regulator, which yields MERPSPPARTEPAQGRTTAVPARGRGPAMADVARVAGVSAQTVSRVLSGHPNVNETTRERVRAAVEQTGYRRNSLARALVTGRSKTIGVITHETDFYSGSAMMLGMQRAARDGGYFVSTASTASLSPASIAQAVDRLLDQGVDGLVIAVPVRDDESLGDLIHGTPTVVVDGMQSSATEVVAVDQVAAGRVATEHLLALGHETVWHLAGPASWNDANGRTAGWQAALHDAGRTEPPVLYGDWSPESGYRNGLVLGRLPEVTAVFVASDEMAFGLIRGLTERGRRVPEDVSVVGMDDIALAEYCSPPLTTVRQPFHLTGRLAIEHVIALIADPTTVHEPEVVLPELAVRLSTAPPR from the coding sequence GTGGAACGACCGTCACCGCCCGCACGGACGGAGCCGGCGCAGGGGAGGACCACGGCCGTTCCCGCCCGGGGCCGCGGCCCCGCGATGGCCGACGTCGCCCGCGTCGCCGGCGTCTCCGCCCAGACCGTCTCCCGGGTCCTGTCGGGGCACCCCAACGTCAACGAGACGACCCGCGAGAGGGTGCGCGCCGCCGTCGAGCAGACCGGGTACCGCCGCAACAGCCTCGCCCGCGCACTCGTGACGGGACGCAGCAAGACGATCGGCGTCATCACGCACGAGACCGACTTCTACTCGGGCAGCGCCATGATGCTCGGCATGCAGCGCGCGGCCCGCGACGGCGGCTACTTCGTGAGCACCGCGAGCACCGCCTCGCTCTCCCCCGCCTCGATCGCCCAGGCCGTCGACCGCCTCCTCGACCAGGGCGTCGACGGGCTCGTCATCGCCGTCCCCGTGCGCGACGACGAGTCGCTCGGCGACCTCATCCACGGCACCCCGACCGTCGTCGTGGACGGCATGCAGTCGTCAGCGACCGAGGTCGTCGCGGTCGACCAGGTCGCCGCCGGACGCGTCGCGACCGAGCACCTCCTGGCGCTGGGCCACGAGACCGTGTGGCACCTCGCCGGCCCCGCCTCGTGGAACGACGCCAACGGGCGCACCGCCGGGTGGCAGGCCGCGCTGCACGACGCCGGACGCACCGAGCCGCCCGTGCTCTACGGCGACTGGAGCCCCGAGTCCGGCTACCGCAACGGCCTGGTCCTGGGCCGCCTGCCCGAGGTCACCGCGGTGTTCGTCGCGAGCGACGAGATGGCGTTCGGGCTGATCCGCGGACTCACCGAGAGGGGACGGCGCGTCCCCGAGGACGTCTCGGTCGTGGGCATGGACGACATCGCCCTCGCCGAGTACTGCTCCCCCCCGCTCACCACGGTCCGCCAGCCGTTCCACCTGACCGGCCGCCTCGCGATCGAGCACGTGATCGCGCTCATCGCGGACCCGACGACCGTGCACGAGCCCGAGGTCGTGCTGCCCGAGCTCGCGGTACGCCTCAGCACGGCGCCGCCGCGCTGA
- a CDS encoding ABC transporter substrate-binding protein, protein MKSSIVKAVGVASILTLAAGGLTACSSDTTSGGSAGGDGKVKEIEVWTWAAGYDESAKIFNDTHDDIKIKYTQIEPGNKGGYDKIRNSITAGNAPCIAQVGFETLPSFVAEGNVVDVTEFAGKDKDLYAPAGWAGVNVGGKTYGAPQDQGPMVLFYNKTVFEANGIAVPTTWAEYQAAGEKLKAAGIKLTGTYEDYDYSGFAWQAGAPWYEIKDDAWSITPDSPANLEVADYWQGLIDADVIGAGIWSDDWAAGLGDGSIATIVGAAWFAGILKDSAAASSGDWAVAELPQWEAGDAKTGNVGGSLSAVLKGCDDPEAAWTVANWISTDTASVDELVKGGGVYPASVAGLESELLATGDEYFGGQVISDVFKTASGQVNEDWAWGPGVSTLVGTLGTGMKQAYAKEGGATVATALTGAREATVSELTQQGIAVNE, encoded by the coding sequence ATGAAGTCATCGATCGTCAAGGCAGTCGGGGTCGCGTCGATCCTCACCCTCGCTGCGGGCGGCCTGACCGCCTGCTCGTCGGACACGACGTCCGGTGGCTCGGCAGGCGGCGACGGCAAGGTCAAGGAGATCGAGGTCTGGACCTGGGCCGCGGGCTACGACGAGTCGGCCAAGATCTTCAACGACACGCACGACGACATCAAGATCAAGTACACGCAGATCGAGCCCGGCAACAAGGGCGGCTACGACAAGATCCGCAACTCGATCACCGCGGGCAACGCCCCGTGCATCGCCCAGGTCGGCTTCGAGACGCTCCCCAGCTTCGTCGCCGAGGGCAACGTCGTGGACGTCACCGAGTTCGCCGGGAAGGACAAGGACCTCTACGCCCCCGCGGGCTGGGCCGGCGTCAACGTGGGCGGCAAGACCTACGGTGCCCCGCAGGACCAGGGCCCCATGGTGCTCTTCTACAACAAGACCGTGTTCGAGGCGAACGGCATCGCCGTCCCCACCACGTGGGCCGAGTACCAGGCCGCGGGCGAGAAGCTCAAGGCCGCGGGCATCAAGCTGACCGGCACCTACGAGGACTACGACTACTCGGGCTTCGCCTGGCAGGCCGGCGCTCCCTGGTACGAGATCAAGGACGACGCCTGGTCCATCACGCCCGACTCCCCGGCCAACCTCGAGGTCGCCGACTACTGGCAGGGCCTCATCGACGCCGACGTGATCGGCGCGGGCATCTGGAGCGACGACTGGGCCGCGGGCCTCGGCGACGGCTCGATCGCCACGATCGTGGGCGCCGCCTGGTTCGCTGGCATCCTCAAGGACTCCGCCGCTGCCTCGTCGGGCGACTGGGCCGTGGCCGAGCTCCCGCAGTGGGAGGCGGGCGACGCCAAGACCGGCAACGTGGGCGGCAGCCTCTCCGCGGTCCTCAAGGGCTGCGACGACCCGGAGGCGGCCTGGACCGTCGCCAACTGGATCAGCACCGACACCGCATCTGTCGACGAGCTCGTCAAGGGCGGCGGCGTCTACCCGGCCTCGGTCGCGGGCCTCGAGTCCGAGCTCCTCGCCACGGGCGACGAGTACTTCGGCGGCCAGGTCATCAGCGACGTGTTCAAGACCGCCTCCGGCCAGGTCAACGAGGACTGGGCCTGGGGCCCCGGCGTCTCGACCCTCGTGGGCACGCTCGGCACGGGCATGAAGCAGGCCTACGCCAAGGAAGGCGGCGCGACCGTCGCGACCGCGCTCACGGGCGCTCGCGAGGCCACGGTCTCCGAGCTCACGCAGCAGGGCATCGCCGTCAACGAGTGA
- a CDS encoding carbohydrate ABC transporter permease translates to MTTSLTSAAPPPVETKRAATTPPKRPRSRTSRYAIWFVGPFVVLFVGMYVAPILFAIYKSMFRIQRDALGLGGTQEIFDPLFNYAYALGDSTFITSIGRVLLFGVVQVPVMLGLALGIALLIDSASARAKGFFRLSSFAPYAVPTVVSALMWSFLYSPTNNPFNQLLGLVGIDVNFLSQDFALWAVANVVTWGWTGYNMIIIYAALQGVPGEVLEAAKLDGASPWRTAWSIKIPLVRPAILLTTIFSIIGSAQLYNEPFVLKQSTGAIDASYTPIMAAQASLQSANYPYAAAQSVLLAVGVAVLSVLFFRLTSRRSS, encoded by the coding sequence ATGACCACGAGCCTGACGTCGGCGGCACCGCCGCCGGTCGAGACGAAGCGCGCGGCGACCACGCCGCCCAAGCGACCGCGCAGCCGGACCAGCCGGTACGCGATCTGGTTCGTCGGTCCGTTCGTGGTGCTGTTCGTCGGGATGTACGTCGCGCCCATCCTGTTCGCGATCTACAAGAGCATGTTCCGCATCCAGCGCGACGCGCTCGGGCTGGGCGGCACGCAGGAGATCTTCGACCCCCTGTTCAACTACGCGTACGCGCTGGGCGACTCGACGTTCATCACCTCGATCGGCCGCGTGCTCCTGTTCGGCGTCGTGCAGGTGCCCGTGATGCTGGGCCTCGCGCTCGGGATCGCGCTCCTCATCGACTCGGCCTCGGCGCGGGCCAAGGGCTTCTTCCGGCTCTCGAGCTTCGCGCCCTACGCGGTGCCGACCGTGGTCTCGGCGCTCATGTGGTCGTTCCTCTACTCGCCCACGAACAACCCGTTCAACCAGCTCCTCGGGCTGGTCGGGATCGACGTCAACTTCCTCAGCCAGGACTTCGCCCTGTGGGCCGTCGCGAACGTCGTGACGTGGGGCTGGACCGGCTACAACATGATCATCATCTACGCCGCGCTCCAGGGGGTCCCGGGCGAGGTGCTCGAGGCCGCCAAGCTCGACGGCGCCTCGCCGTGGCGCACCGCGTGGAGCATCAAGATCCCGCTCGTGCGGCCCGCGATCCTCCTCACCACGATCTTCTCGATCATCGGCTCCGCGCAGCTCTACAACGAGCCGTTCGTGCTCAAGCAGAGCACCGGGGCGATCGACGCGAGCTACACGCCGATCATGGCCGCGCAGGCCTCGCTCCAGTCGGCCAACTACCCGTACGCCGCGGCCCAGTCGGTGCTGCTCGCGGTCGGCGTGGCCGTGCTGTCCGTCCTCTTCTTCCGTCTGACGTCCAGGAGGTCCTCGTGA
- a CDS encoding carbohydrate ABC transporter permease: protein MTTSTAPARAEKTTGNRLRRKRDAAKGSQSSTGGLRGDSIETTATSRIAVTAVLALTAVYFLFPLWWLFVAATKDAGYTFAGSPLWFSNFDLFGNIGDLFAYKDGIFAVWMANSALYSIVGAGLGTLIAVSTGYALAKYEFRGKGVLFGVVLGAVLIPKVLFTLPLFLMFSATGIVNTYLAVLLPSIVSPFGVYLGRIFAASSVPDEVIEAARLDGASEGRIFFGVSLKMMAPALVTIFLFQFVEIWNNFLLPSQVLISENLRPVTVGLVSWNALVQAGQIERHMVIIGAFVAVVPLIVAFLSLQRFWRSGLAAGAIK, encoded by the coding sequence GTGACCACGAGCACCGCCCCCGCCCGGGCCGAGAAGACCACGGGCAACCGCCTGCGCCGCAAGCGCGACGCCGCGAAGGGGAGCCAGAGCAGCACGGGCGGCCTGCGCGGCGACTCGATCGAGACCACCGCCACGAGCCGCATCGCGGTCACCGCGGTCCTCGCGCTCACGGCCGTGTACTTCCTGTTCCCCCTGTGGTGGCTGTTCGTCGCGGCCACCAAGGACGCGGGGTACACGTTCGCCGGGAGCCCCCTGTGGTTCTCGAACTTCGACCTGTTCGGCAACATCGGCGACCTGTTCGCCTACAAGGACGGGATCTTCGCCGTCTGGATGGCGAACTCGGCGCTCTACTCGATCGTGGGCGCGGGCCTCGGGACGCTCATCGCGGTCTCGACCGGCTACGCCCTGGCCAAGTACGAGTTCCGCGGCAAGGGCGTGCTGTTCGGCGTGGTCCTCGGCGCGGTCCTCATCCCCAAGGTCCTTTTCACGCTGCCGCTGTTCCTCATGTTCTCCGCGACGGGCATCGTCAACACCTACCTCGCGGTGCTGCTGCCCAGCATCGTGAGCCCGTTCGGCGTCTACCTGGGCCGCATCTTCGCCGCGAGCTCGGTACCCGACGAGGTCATCGAGGCCGCGCGCCTCGACGGCGCGAGCGAGGGCCGCATCTTCTTCGGGGTCAGCCTCAAGATGATGGCCCCCGCGCTCGTCACGATCTTCCTCTTCCAGTTCGTCGAGATCTGGAACAACTTCCTGCTCCCCTCGCAGGTCCTCATCTCCGAGAACCTGCGGCCCGTCACGGTCGGGCTGGTGAGCTGGAACGCCCTGGTCCAGGCCGGCCAGATCGAGCGGCACATGGTCATCATCGGCGCGTTCGTGGCGGTCGTCCCGCTCATCGTCGCGTTCCTCTCCCTCCAGCGCTTCTGGCGCTCCGGACTCGCAGCGGGGGCCATCAAGTGA
- a CDS encoding glycoside hydrolase family 35 protein: MNQQHPAGQAQRPVGGPTLRADGATTPRLCADGSTLLRDGAPHRLLSGSIHYFRVHPDQWEDRLLRLRAMGLNTVDTYVPWNWHEAERGTFDFTGWRDVERFVGLAGDLGLDVVVRPGPYICAEWDNGGLPAWLTATPGIRLRCSDETFLAAVAAWFDELVPRLAALQASQGGPVVAVQVENEYGSFGDDHAYMAWVRDALAARGIDELLFTADGPTDLMLDGGTLPGVLAAATFGSRPGQALDKLTARRGEQPFVCAEFWNGWFDHWGDPHHVRGADSAAADVRELLDLGGSVSLYMAHGGTNFGLTAGANHDGTRLQPTVTSYDSDAAVAEDGTVTAKFFALRKVLSEYRGDVGDTQDDRWIQPPVRLPARALPPVAARPLLPALRVLGAETSASSPLTFEQLGQNAGLVLHTATPILPPGASTLSILGLHDRATVYVDGHEVGVLERETSHRGLTVVGRGVPVRLEILVENLGRINYGPRLGEHKGILGDVLVERRIVHGWTSRSLPLDLLPVDGLWAGGATGEPADDDADAADSDRADAVGPQGVIARTTLDVEEPADAFLTLPGWTKGFVWVNDVLLGRYWERGPQHTLYVPAPLLRAGSNTVTVLELHEVGSDLELTDEAVLGEPEEYVEEL; this comes from the coding sequence GTGAACCAGCAGCACCCAGCCGGCCAGGCCCAGCGCCCGGTCGGCGGACCGACCCTGCGCGCCGACGGCGCGACCACGCCCCGGCTGTGCGCCGACGGCTCGACCCTCCTGCGGGACGGTGCCCCGCACCGCCTGCTCTCGGGCTCGATCCACTACTTCCGCGTGCACCCCGACCAGTGGGAGGACCGCCTCCTGCGCCTGCGTGCCATGGGCCTCAACACGGTCGACACCTACGTCCCGTGGAACTGGCACGAGGCGGAGCGGGGCACGTTCGACTTCACCGGCTGGCGCGACGTCGAGCGGTTCGTGGGCCTCGCGGGAGACCTGGGGCTCGACGTCGTCGTGCGCCCCGGCCCCTACATCTGCGCCGAGTGGGACAACGGCGGCCTGCCCGCGTGGCTCACCGCGACGCCCGGGATCCGGCTGCGGTGCAGCGACGAGACGTTCCTCGCCGCGGTCGCGGCGTGGTTCGACGAGCTCGTGCCGCGCCTCGCGGCGCTCCAGGCGAGCCAGGGCGGGCCGGTCGTGGCCGTCCAGGTCGAGAACGAGTACGGCAGCTTCGGCGACGACCACGCGTACATGGCGTGGGTGCGCGACGCGCTCGCTGCCCGCGGCATCGACGAGCTCCTGTTCACGGCCGACGGACCCACCGACCTCATGCTCGACGGCGGCACGCTCCCGGGCGTGCTGGCCGCGGCCACGTTCGGCAGCCGTCCGGGGCAGGCGCTCGACAAGCTCACCGCGCGTCGTGGCGAGCAGCCCTTCGTGTGCGCCGAGTTCTGGAACGGCTGGTTCGACCACTGGGGCGACCCGCACCACGTGCGCGGCGCCGACAGCGCCGCGGCCGACGTGCGCGAGCTCCTCGACCTCGGCGGGTCCGTGAGCCTGTACATGGCGCACGGCGGCACGAACTTCGGGCTGACCGCGGGCGCCAACCACGACGGGACGCGCCTCCAGCCGACCGTCACGAGCTACGACTCCGACGCCGCGGTGGCCGAGGACGGCACCGTGACGGCCAAGTTCTTCGCGCTGCGCAAGGTCCTCTCCGAGTACCGGGGCGACGTCGGGGACACCCAGGACGACCGGTGGATCCAGCCCCCCGTCCGGCTCCCGGCGCGGGCCCTGCCTCCGGTCGCGGCCCGCCCGCTCCTGCCCGCCCTGCGGGTGCTCGGCGCCGAGACCTCCGCGTCGTCGCCCCTGACGTTCGAGCAGCTCGGGCAGAACGCCGGGCTCGTGCTCCACACGGCCACGCCGATCCTCCCGCCCGGCGCCAGCACGCTCTCGATCCTCGGGCTGCACGACCGCGCGACCGTCTACGTCGACGGCCACGAGGTCGGCGTCCTCGAGCGCGAGACCTCCCACCGGGGGCTCACGGTCGTCGGTCGCGGCGTGCCCGTGCGGCTCGAGATCCTCGTCGAGAACCTGGGGCGCATCAACTACGGGCCGCGCCTGGGCGAGCACAAGGGCATCCTCGGCGACGTCCTGGTCGAGCGGCGCATCGTGCACGGCTGGACCTCGCGGTCCCTGCCGCTCGACCTGCTGCCCGTGGACGGGCTGTGGGCGGGCGGGGCCACCGGTGAGCCCGCCGACGACGACGCCGACGCCGCCGACTCCGACAGAGCCGACGCCGTCGGGCCGCAGGGCGTGATCGCCCGGACGACGCTCGACGTCGAGGAGCCCGCCGACGCGTTCCTGACGCTGCCCGGCTGGACCAAGGGGTTCGTCTGGGTCAACGACGTGCTGCTCGGCCGCTACTGGGAGCGCGGTCCGCAGCACACCCTCTACGTCCCCGCGCCGCTGCTGCGCGCGGGGAGCAACACCGTCACGGTCCTCGAGCTGCACGAGGTCGGGTCCGACCTCGAGCTGACGGACGAAGCCGTCCTCGGCGAGCCCGAGGAGTACGTCGAAGAGCTGTGA
- a CDS encoding endo-alpha-N-acetylgalactosaminidase family protein → MVRHSPGPRAGSLPGGGSRRARRLVALATAVVVPFAALPVAALPAAASSINQLSALGLTAEQVAAASVEGAATLRSPQLDVQVAADFPRVLSYTDRASGASLAGSTATVAKVRLNGTDRTVAVEAGEPGETSRDYRLTFPDLAGVSIDTRLEVDGSAVTFRVTGVTDTEAFRVGTIEVPGHDLLSVSSADPSAVVASAVISPDRGKVGDTFTTVTGQTPVNANPVGSAYAIVSTSKLSATIVTNSVYDEANGKAAADGNRLQRQARAADGGVRVGVWSGAWTYRAQGSPVTEELPYATVVVTADANADDTVDWQDGAIAFRATAPKALGADQVADRVVTHIPFNFASQATHPFLRTLDDVKRISLATDGLGQMALLKGYGSEGHDSAHPDYGGNYNERAGGLEDMNTLLAQGGDWNADFGVHINATEAYAEANAFSDELVDPSAKGWNWLGQSYYIDQRRDVNSGDLAARIGQLADETQGNLDLLYVDVYYNFGWQARALADAARANDLQIATEWSDKFEASSLWSHWSADENYGGAANKGLNSQIVRFIDNAEKDTWNPHPLLGNARLVEFEGWTGQTDWNAFYTNIWTTNVPTKFLQHQEIVRWGTDRIDFTGDVSARGQAAADRQILVGDAVVATGGTYLLPWNAADAPGIEGEAAEGGKLYHYNPAGGSTTWTLTDEFSGATSLTMYKLTTTGREKVADVPVTDGKVTVEATAGQPYVLYPQGVTTPSAEDVAWGTASGIVDPGFNAATLDAYETTGTTGIETLSNGQRVATLGAGASSLSQQLGELSTGTYAVSAWVEVQPGTSRTTTLSVSGEGVAQTASTVVERSTAKNLVAADEKNNRYYQRVQVLVDVTGPARPMLTVSASAGDAVVRVDDLRVVSATRSVAPAVEGETGTVVAFEDFENVPQGWGPFVKGDAGGVTDPRTHIAKRNAPYTQAGWNGKLVDDALSGDWSLKAHEENKGLVYRTVPSTVKLEAGHQYRVSFDYQSGNGGEYQWVTGYDSVASGAPASVETHATPLGQQRTTATFSEDVVASGCGDTWVGLRKLTAGGNQSDLILDDFRVVDLGPAEATPACASLTVSPGPVAFEPDVASTVTTRLTVHEPVAVADVAVTLDVPEGWEVEATNASTAATLPAGGVLTTTWQVTPHGKITADAYTLTSGGSYTTTAAPVGERSVEAGQSVWVVVPPNGGENWVSDLPFVSTTNGWGPVERDLSNGEQGEKDGKPLSLRGVVHEKGLGTHAKSTVRVFLAGQCESFTATVGVDDVQATKGTVQFTVLGDGTQLAQTEVLKGGGKTVDLNVPVTGVRYLDLVVGDGGDGNGNDHADWGSAKVSCADPVEPEPELEVTTTATSQCTGARAQVTARAVNEEDFPVDVVVMTPYGTKTFTNVQPGKSASQKFNSRSEAIEAGTVTFTATATVDGKEVTTTTERQFEATGCR, encoded by the coding sequence ATGGTTCGACATTCCCCTGGCCCCCGGGCCGGTTCCCTCCCGGGCGGCGGCTCGCGCCGCGCCCGCCGGCTCGTGGCGCTCGCCACCGCGGTCGTGGTGCCGTTCGCGGCGCTGCCGGTCGCGGCCCTCCCCGCGGCGGCGAGCAGCATCAACCAGCTCTCGGCCCTGGGCCTGACGGCCGAGCAGGTCGCGGCGGCGAGCGTCGAGGGTGCGGCGACGCTGCGCTCTCCTCAGCTCGACGTCCAGGTCGCCGCGGACTTCCCGCGGGTCCTGAGCTACACCGACCGCGCGTCGGGGGCCTCGCTCGCGGGCAGCACCGCGACCGTGGCGAAGGTGCGCCTCAACGGCACCGACCGCACCGTCGCGGTCGAGGCCGGCGAGCCCGGTGAGACGAGCCGCGACTACCGCCTGACGTTCCCCGACCTCGCGGGCGTCAGCATCGACACGCGCCTCGAGGTCGACGGCAGCGCCGTGACGTTCCGCGTCACGGGCGTGACCGACACCGAGGCCTTCCGCGTCGGGACCATCGAGGTCCCCGGCCACGACCTGCTCTCGGTCTCGTCGGCCGACCCGTCGGCCGTCGTCGCCTCGGCCGTGATCAGCCCGGACCGTGGCAAGGTCGGTGACACGTTCACGACCGTCACGGGGCAGACCCCCGTCAACGCGAACCCGGTCGGGTCCGCGTACGCGATCGTCAGCACGAGCAAGCTGTCGGCCACGATCGTGACCAACAGCGTCTACGACGAGGCGAACGGCAAGGCCGCCGCGGACGGCAACCGCCTGCAGCGCCAGGCGCGCGCGGCCGACGGCGGCGTGCGCGTGGGCGTCTGGAGCGGCGCCTGGACCTACCGGGCCCAGGGCTCGCCGGTCACCGAGGAGCTGCCGTACGCGACCGTCGTCGTGACGGCCGACGCCAACGCCGACGACACGGTCGACTGGCAGGACGGGGCGATCGCGTTCCGCGCGACCGCGCCCAAGGCCCTCGGCGCCGACCAGGTCGCCGACCGCGTCGTGACCCACATCCCGTTCAACTTCGCCTCGCAGGCCACGCACCCGTTCCTGCGCACGCTCGACGACGTCAAGCGCATCTCGCTCGCCACCGACGGCCTGGGGCAGATGGCGCTGCTCAAGGGCTACGGCTCCGAGGGGCACGACTCCGCGCACCCCGACTACGGCGGCAACTACAACGAGCGCGCGGGCGGCCTCGAGGACATGAACACGCTGCTCGCGCAGGGTGGCGACTGGAACGCGGACTTCGGCGTCCACATCAACGCGACCGAGGCCTACGCCGAGGCGAACGCCTTCTCCGACGAGCTCGTCGACCCCTCGGCCAAGGGCTGGAACTGGCTCGGCCAGTCGTACTACATCGACCAGCGCCGCGACGTGAACAGCGGCGACCTGGCCGCACGCATCGGCCAGCTCGCCGACGAGACCCAGGGCAACCTGGACCTCCTCTACGTCGACGTCTACTACAACTTCGGCTGGCAGGCGCGCGCCCTCGCGGACGCGGCCCGCGCCAACGACCTCCAGATCGCGACCGAGTGGTCCGACAAGTTCGAGGCGAGCTCGCTGTGGAGCCACTGGTCCGCGGACGAGAACTACGGCGGCGCCGCGAACAAGGGCCTGAACTCCCAGATCGTGCGCTTCATCGACAACGCCGAGAAGGACACCTGGAACCCGCACCCGCTGCTCGGCAACGCGCGGCTCGTCGAGTTCGAGGGCTGGACCGGGCAGACCGACTGGAACGCGTTCTACACGAACATCTGGACGACCAACGTCCCGACCAAGTTCCTCCAGCACCAGGAGATCGTGCGCTGGGGCACCGACCGGATCGACTTCACGGGTGACGTCTCGGCGCGCGGCCAGGCCGCGGCCGACCGGCAGATCCTCGTCGGGGACGCCGTGGTCGCCACGGGCGGCACCTACCTCCTGCCGTGGAACGCGGCCGACGCCCCCGGGATCGAGGGGGAGGCCGCCGAGGGCGGCAAGCTCTACCACTACAACCCGGCCGGCGGCTCGACCACGTGGACCCTCACGGACGAGTTCTCCGGCGCCACGAGCCTGACGATGTACAAGCTCACGACGACGGGCCGCGAGAAGGTCGCGGACGTCCCGGTCACGGACGGCAAGGTCACGGTCGAGGCGACCGCGGGCCAGCCGTACGTCCTGTACCCGCAGGGCGTCACGACGCCCTCGGCCGAGGACGTCGCGTGGGGCACCGCGAGCGGCATCGTCGACCCCGGCTTCAACGCCGCGACGCTCGACGCGTACGAGACGACCGGCACCACGGGCATCGAGACCCTGTCCAACGGGCAGCGCGTCGCGACGCTCGGTGCGGGCGCCTCGTCGCTGAGCCAGCAGCTCGGTGAGCTCTCGACCGGGACCTACGCCGTGAGCGCGTGGGTCGAGGTCCAGCCCGGGACGTCCCGCACGACGACCCTGTCCGTCTCGGGCGAGGGTGTCGCGCAGACCGCGAGCACCGTCGTCGAGCGGTCGACCGCCAAGAACCTCGTCGCGGCCGACGAGAAGAACAACCGCTACTACCAGCGCGTCCAGGTGCTCGTCGACGTCACGGGCCCGGCCCGTCCGATGCTGACGGTCTCCGCCTCGGCGGGCGACGCCGTCGTGCGGGTCGACGACCTGCGCGTCGTGAGCGCCACGCGCTCGGTGGCCCCGGCCGTCGAGGGCGAGACCGGCACTGTCGTCGCGTTCGAGGACTTCGAGAACGTGCCCCAGGGCTGGGGACCGTTCGTCAAGGGCGACGCGGGCGGCGTGACCGACCCGCGCACGCACATCGCCAAGCGCAACGCCCCGTACACGCAGGCGGGCTGGAACGGAAAGCTCGTCGACGACGCGCTGTCCGGCGACTGGTCGCTCAAGGCGCACGAGGAGAACAAGGGCCTCGTCTACCGCACCGTGCCCAGCACCGTGAAGCTCGAGGCGGGCCACCAGTACCGCGTGAGCTTCGACTACCAGTCGGGCAACGGCGGCGAGTACCAGTGGGTCACGGGCTACGACTCGGTCGCGAGCGGCGCCCCGGCGTCGGTCGAGACCCACGCGACCCCGCTGGGGCAGCAGCGCACGACCGCGACGTTCTCCGAGGACGTCGTGGCCAGCGGCTGCGGCGACACCTGGGTGGGGCTGCGCAAGCTCACCGCGGGCGGCAACCAGTCCGACCTGATCCTCGACGACTTCCGCGTCGTGGACCTGGGCCCGGCCGAGGCCACCCCGGCCTGCGCGTCCCTGACGGTGTCCCCCGGACCCGTCGCGTTCGAGCCCGACGTCGCGAGCACCGTCACGACGCGCCTCACGGTCCACGAACCCGTGGCCGTCGCGGACGTCGCCGTGACGCTCGACGTGCCCGAGGGCTGGGAGGTCGAGGCGACCAACGCCTCGACCGCGGCCACGCTCCCGGCCGGCGGCGTCCTGACCACGACGTGGCAGGTCACCCCGCACGGCAAGATCACGGCCGACGCCTACACGCTCACCTCGGGCGGCTCGTACACGACCACGGCTGCGCCCGTCGGCGAGCGGTCGGTCGAGGCCGGCCAGTCGGTGTGGGTCGTCGTGCCGCCGAACGGTGGCGAGAACTGGGTCAGCGACCTGCCCTTCGTCTCGACGACCAACGGGTGGGGACCGGTCGAGCGCGACCTGTCCAACGGCGAGCAGGGCGAGAAGGACGGCAAGCCGCTCTCGCTGCGCGGCGTCGTCCACGAGAAGGGCCTGGGCACGCACGCGAAGTCGACCGTCCGGGTCTTCCTCGCCGGGCAGTGCGAGTCCTTCACGGCGACCGTGGGCGTCGACGACGTCCAGGCGACCAAGGGCACCGTGCAGTTCACGGTCCTCGGCGACGGCACGCAGCTCGCCCAGACCGAGGTGCTCAAGGGCGGCGGCAAGACCGTCGACCTGAACGTGCCCGTCACGGGGGTCCGCTACCTCGACCTGGTCGTCGGGGACGGCGGCGACGGCAACGGCAACGACCACGCCGACTGGGGCTCCGCCAAGGTGTCCTGCGCCGACCCGGTCGAGCCCGAGCCCGAGCTCGAGGTCACCACGACGGCCACCTCGCAGTGCACGGGCGCCCGCGCCCAGGTCACGGCGCGCGCTGTCAACGAGGAGGACTTCCCGGTCGACGTGGTGGTCATGACGCCGTACGGCACCAAGACCTTCACCAACGTCCAGCCCGGCAAGAGCGCGAGCCAGAAGTTCAACTCGCGCAGCGAGGCGATCGAGGCGGGGACGGTGACGTTCACCGCGACCGCCACGGTCGACGGCAAGGAGGTCACGACCACGACCGAGAGGCAGTTCGAGGCCACGGGCTGCCGTTAG